GGCAACGCTCTCCACAAAGAGCCGCTCCGGCGCACCGGGATAGAGCTTGTTGCCGGTTATGGCCTCGTAGGTGGTAATCATCCGCGCCTCGATGGCGGCGGGATCTGTTTCGACAAATCGGATGGGCTGCGACATGATCTAGGCTCCCTCTATGCTGATGGTCACAATGGGATACAACCGCCCGTCAACGGCATCTTCCGGCTTTGCGGCAAAGGAGACAGACTCCACCTTGAGTCGGGGCTCTTGTGCCTGCAGCTCGGCAACGATCTCGCCGGTGTATTCTGCCATGGCCTCCGGCAGGGGCCTGTCCAGAAAGCGCAGGCGCACACCGAAGGTGCGGTCGAGCGGCACGGTGCCCTTTGTGGTGCCAAGGATGTTGCGGGCATTCTGGACAATCTCCGTAACGCCGGTGGCTCCTATGATCTGGCGCGTGGTTTCGCGCATGTCGATGAGGTACATCAGCGATACTCCTTCAGGGAGAGGGATAGATCAGCCGACATGAGCACCCCCTTGGGGCCGTGCGTCCGCTCGGCGATGTCCATATCAACCAGCACAAAGGTGCCGAGATTGCGCCCGCCGATCACAAGCGGATGGGCTTTGCCGGATTCGTGCACGGCCTCAAGCGTTGCAATGCGTTTTGCAGGGTCGGCACAGAGCGCGGAGGTGAGCCGGATGCGAAAACTGGCTTCCCACAGCCCCATGCCCTGAAACTGCAGCTTGGGTGGTGCGTTCATGATGCCGTGTTCGGCAAAACGGGCACTGCGCTTGCGGGAAAGGTCGTGCAGGGTGTGCACCGTCTCGCGGGAGACAGAGAAGCCCACAGGGCCGAAGCTGCCCACATTGCCGCCGGAAAAGTTGGGGATCTCTGCGGTCGTCCGCGTGGGAACTTCCGGCAACGGAAGGGACGGAGGCGTTGTCTGCTCGGTGTTCTCCACCAGCACTTCGGTCACATCGTCGGCAATGGCCGCATCGGGCTTTTCTGCCGCTATGCCACGGGCAATGCAGTCCTTCAGCGCGTTACGCAGGTCGGTGTCCTGCCATAGCGCCCATGCCTGCGGACCTATCCCGTCCGCATACCGGTTGCGCAGGGCAAGCTGCACCACGCGTTCGGCCTTAGAGCTGCTGCCAACCAGCCCGGCCACCTCTGCGGCATCGCCGGAAAAGGAGCGGTACTCCCTATCCATCTGCCGGGAAAAGGTGTCCAGCCCTGCCGCCTGCAGGGTGGTATTCTCTTCATCTGCAATGGCCTCGCAGACGCTGAGTACACCGTTGCGGCAGCGCCCGTTGGAAAAGAGTTCATTAATCAGTGTGGTGCGCAGGCTCATTTAGGCTTCCCCGTCTCGCCGCAGGTCGGGCATATGTGCGTATGGTTCACCAGCGAAACGCCACTGGCCACAACGTCATTCTGCGGATTGGTATAGTCTCCGGATCTATGTTCCATAGGGCCGTTCAGCTGCCATGTGTTGGGAGCATCCGCGCTGCCGGCAGTCATGGGGCCAAGATAGTTCATCTGGCCTCCCTGCACGGTTATCTCCGGCGCTTGCAGGTGCACACTGGTTTCGGAAGTGGCCGAGATGTCACCCGTGGCCGTTATCTCCACGGAGCCCTGCACCTTGCCCGAGAGCTTGTGGAGCTTGCGGTCATATTCGAGCAGGGTGCCGTCTGCGAAGGTCCAGTGCGCCTTGTCACGGGTGCCGACCGGGGGCAGGTCCGTTGCCGAATAGAAGGCTCCCAGCACAAACCCCTGCTCCTGCCCGTATGGCAGGAAGAGGCAGAGCACATGCTCGCCCACATCGGGCAGCACAGAGTTCTTGTCCTTGTGCGTCTTGCGCTGGATCACGCGCAGGTCATAGGTCTGCATGTTGTCGGCATCCGGCAGCGTGACGCGGCAGGTGCCTGCCGCATCGTTCACGCTCGCCACCGTGCCCACGCGCACCAGCTGGCGGACAAGTGCTTCCAGCCCTCCGAGCCGTTCCAGAAATTCCTGCACCATAGCGCACTCCTACCAGTCCATGGTTCTGCGCACGGAAAGCGCGGTAGAGTAACCGCTGTCGTCCACGGTATGGCGCGACTGCTCTATGAAATATTTGCCGTCCAGCCAGCCGAAGCCGGAAACCCCGCAGACAGCGCCGCCGATGTAACGCGGGTTGCCCATGATCTCGATATTGCCGCTTGTCTCGAGCTTGTTCTTGCGGCGCAGTTCGGTCTTTGCGCGTTCTTCTGCCGCAGCACGGCTTTCCACGCGGTCGGAGATCTTGAGCGTCTGACCCGATTCAGGCGCATCAGGCGGGGTGTAGGTATATTCCTGCGTCACATTGGCGGCGGCATCATGATAGGTGACCGTGCAGGCGTTGTAGATGTCCGCAAGGCTGTCCCGCAGGCTGAGGCGTTTGAGCTCCCCGCCATCCCGCGAGATGGTGCCAGCAGCGGGCTTTGCGTCCTGCGCCTTTTCATCCATCATCACCAGCTGGCCGGAGTAGACCTTGAAGGCCTTGCCGTGTGCTTTGGCGAGCCGGGTGAGCAGGGCCGCGTCCGATTCCTCGCGCTGATCCAGCCGGGCAAGGGAGACATCGTCGCCGCCGAATCGGGGGCTGAAGCCCTGCGCTGCTGCAATTTCAGACAGCACGCGGGAAAGGGTTGTGGCTTCCCATGCACGAGTTTTCTTTTCCCGGCGCAGGGTGCTGGTCACCATGCTGGAGATGCCCTTGAGAGAGAGCTTGTCCCCGCCCTCGCCATATTCGTATTCCAGCTCGTCGACCTCAAAGGTGCCGCACCGCAGCCGGACGCTGTCCCCCTCGCGCTGCCAATCTTCCACAATGAGCGTAGCCTCGAGCTTGTCGCCCTTAGTCAATTTCCATGGACCGCGAAACAGGCCATCCCTGTCCTCAAGCCGGAGCTCAATGCTGTCTGCCTGTGAGGATTGCGCGTTGTCCTCCCACGTGACAGATTCAAGGTACGGCGCAAGGGCCGCGCTCACGTTCTTTCCCCTACAGAGGATCTCGAATCTGGCGGTACGGGTGCGCATGGTTAGTCCTCCCATGGAGCCTTAACCGTGGTTGCCACGGCAGGCAGGTCCGGAACGGTGAGCCGCTCGCCGCCCTCAAAGATGGCCGTGCCGCGATACTGCGGGTTGGCATCCGTCAGGCGCTCGAACAGGCGTTCATCTCCCCAGATGGCGCGGGCTATGGAATCCAGCGTTTCACCGGACTGGCAGATGTAGGCACTAGGCAAGGGACACTCTCCGCTGTTTTCTGAAGTAGTCGTCGATGATGCGAGTAACCGTGGCCTCGAGCTCGCGCCTGCCGGAATCCAGTGCAGACTTCACGGTTCCGGCGTCGCCACTGGCAATGGTGAAATCCTGCTGAATGGAGATGGTGACAGGGGCATTAGCGCTGAGGGCTGCAGGAGCCTGATTGATGGCAGCTTCCATACCGGGCATGGGGTCGAGCTCCGGCACATCCGGCAGGGTCTCGCCCATGCGTGGGGCAGCTACCTTGCCGGAAGGTGCAGCAGACTTGCTGTCGCCGGAGAAGAAGCCGATCACATCGCCAATGATAGGCATGCCCTTGATGTAATCGCCCACCTTGCCGAGGCCTTCCCATATCCAGTCTATAAGTTGACGGAAGGGAGCCCAGCTTTCATAGAGCGCCGTGCCGAGTTGCCAGAGGGTGGTAACGGCCATGATGGCCACGCCGATGGGGTTTGCCATGAAGGCAGCCTTGATGGCTGTGCCCACCATACGGATGCCACCGGCTAGGAAGGTGGAACCCATGGCGGCACCACGCTGTGCCCTGCCCATGATGCTGGAGGTGATAGCTGCCCGGCGCTGAGCAAAACTGAGCGCGGTTGTGCTGGCTGCAGCAGACTTCTGGCCCATGCCGAGGCGCATGGTGGTCCTGTTTAATATCTCGTAGGTGTCTTTGCAGGAAAGACTGATGTAGCGGGCCGCAAACACGGCGAGCCTGAAGGCTATGAAACCGGCCACCGTGCCACCGATTACGGTGGTCAGGGTTTCATGCCCGGCGGCAAACTCGGCTATGGGTACCAGAATGGAGTTGATTGCCTGAATGCCCATATTCAGGGAGGGCAGGAGCACCGAGCCCATGGTGGCACCCAACATCATGGCATTGTTTGTCATGGCCTTCCATTGTGTGGAAGAGGCGGCAAGGTGGCGTTCCATGCGGGCATCCATGATGCCACGAGAATTGTCCCGTACATCCTGCAGCGCGGCAGGCAAATCCTTGAGGGCATCCAGCAGGGGGGCGATACCCTTGCGGCCTTCATCGCCGAAGACTTCCTGCAGGGCCTGCGCCCGTGCGTCGGTATCCATGCTACCTACGGCATCGTTTACCTGCTTCAGGGTAGCGAGCATGTCGAGTTCGCCGTTCTTGCTGCGGACGATCTCAATGCCCCACTTCTGCTGCGCCTTGCCAAGCTGCCGCAGCACGGCATTGAACGCGGTACCGGCGCTGCTGCCTTTCACGCCTGCGGTGTTCAGCTGGCCCAGCAGGGTAAGGCCCTGTTCAAGGTTCACCTTGTAGGAAGCAAAGCCGGATGCTGCCTCGTTCAGCGATTCGCCAAGCTGGCTGAAATCGCGGAACTGGAACTTGAGCTGCGTCTTGGTAAGCAGGTCACCAATGCGCTGCATGTTCTCATCGGCAGTGCCGCCCAGCGACTTGCCGAGGTTGTTGTAGGCGGTGGCGATGACTTCACCCACACCTTCTGCTGCACCATTGGTGATCTTTGCCACTTTCGCCACAACCGTGGAGCCTGCCCGTGCGGCCTGAGCATCCAGCCCTGCAGAGTTCAGCGCATACTGAATATCATAGGCTCCGGTAAGATCAACAAGGCCGGTGCGGGCAAGGCCACGCGCATGCTTTTGCGCTTCCATCATAGCGGCGGGCTTATTGTCGGCGTTCAGCGCGTCCTCAAGCCGGATCTGTGAGTCTTCTTCACGCGCAGCCAGCATGAACGGAGCGGCAACGCTTGCACCCATGGCAACCACGTCCATGCTGGCTGCCCGCAACTCGGCACGCTGACCCGCATAGGCCTTGCTCTTTGCCATGCTGGCGGCAAAGCGGTCATATTTGACACGCGACTTGTCCAGCGCATCGCTGAGCTTGCCATATTCGCTGCGCAGGCTTTTGACGGAAAAACCCTGCCGATCTATCTCGACAAGGTTGTTCCGGAAGGCTCGGCGGTTCTTGTCAACGTCTCGTGACAGGGTGCCTATGCGCTTTTCCGTGGAGGCTATCCGGTGGGCCAGAAGACCGTGCATGCCCCCCGAGCGCTCTGCCTCTGCGTTCAGGGATTCCAGTTCCCTTTCGGCTTCAGAGAGGGCTCTGCGGGAAGATACCAGCTTGCCGCGCAAGGTATCGAAAGACTGGCCGAGCTTGACCGGTGCTTGGCTCTCCAGACCGGAAACAGCGTCTCCCATACGCTTGAGATGCTTTTCCGCCTTGGTGAGGTTGCCATCGAATCCAGCTGCCAGCGTAGAGCCGATGACAAAGCTGAGGCCCATTGTCTTCATGTCTGCCATGCACTACCTCGGTTGACTGGTCCTGCATGGCGATCTATTGTAATAGCGTACAAACTATCGGAGATCGCCATGCAGGAAGAACCGCTTCACACGTTCATCAAGTTCTTGTTCAAAACGAGCATTGTTGTGGTGCTCGGGTATGAGCTGCTGGACGGCAATGATCTCAGTCTTTCGCAGTCTCTGATGCCTGGTATTTTCTTTGGCGGTATCATCTACAAGCTGGTCGCCTCACCGTTAGTGGAAGGCGTTGACCGCTTTACGGACCGCTTCCGTAACTGGATTGCTCAGGCCTCATGATCAGGGGGCAAGGCTTCCAGCCACGCACTGAACTCCCGCGCTTTCAGACTTCCTATTTCCCGCCGTCCCCATCCGGAGCGTTTTCCGAAGACAAGCACTGTTTTTCGCAGGTCGCTTCCTCGCGAGGGGCGGAACGCGCCAAAAAACCGTATGCCTCCTGCAGTTTCGTATAGTCTGCCTGCCGCATCCGCAGCAGGTCGGCCAAGGGCACATCGCACAGATGGGCGAAGGTGCAGACCTCAAGCCGGGCGGCTGTGGACATATCTCCCGCCAGCTCTGCAGCTTCCAGCATATCTTCCACCAGCGGCTCCCGCATGGTGAGCTCGAGCACTTCTTTTTCCTTCACCTTGAGCGGCGTGCCCAGAATGATGACCTTGGTGCGCACTTCCATCGGTTAGCCCTCCATGCCGATGTCGGAGCGGACAGCGGCGAGATAGTCGGTTCCGTTTACCTTGAAGACCATGGCGAATTTGTCCACTTCCAGAATGTCTTCACCGTCCAGCGTCAGCTTCAGATAGTCCGCGTCCAGTTCCACTTCGCAATCCTGCGCCTTGGCGATTTCCAGCTTGCCGAGGCTATGCTTTTTGACCATGCCGCCGATGACGATTTTCTGCGGTGCGGTGACAATATCGCCGCCCTTGTCCATGGCGCGGGACTGCACCGAGGCGCGAAGGTCAAGCTGCTGTCGTGTGGGAGCGAGCAGCGAAGCGGTCTGCCGGGTGATGGAGCGGAACTTCAGTTTCACCCCCAGCGCTTTGGTGAGGCCGATAACCGGCGATTCCAGCTCACCGGCAATCCCAGCGCCGGAAATGGTGTCCGTCATGAACTCGATACCGGGCAGCTCAACGTCGACTAATCCGAGGAATACCTTGCTGGCGCTGTAGGCACTGAAGGCAATGACTTTTTCAGGAGTTTTCATGCCTAGCCTCCGAACAGGGTGCTGAAGTTATTGGGGTCGAATTCGAGAATGTTCTCGATCTGCCGTGCCGGAACCGGCGGGGTCATCCACGTGTGGAAGCGCACGATGCCGTCCATGAGGTCGGTTGTGGGGTTCTCGTCCTGAAGGAACTTCATCTCGCCGCCGAGGATGATCTCCATCTGCCGGAAGCCGTTCAGGCGGATGTTTTCGCTGTCCACGATGGTTTCAACCCATCGGCGGGTGACAGGGCCATCCAGCTTCTGGAAGTAGGTGAGCACAAAGGTGTTGCCGTGCCAGTTGAAGAACCGGCGCACAGGGATGAAGGCATCCTTGGGGTCGGTATTGGAGGGGTAACAGCCCGTGCGGTTGCCGAAGGCCTTCCAGCCGCCGTCAAAGTTCAACGGCACAATCACCCCCTGCCCGTTCAGGTATTCGGCCTGATCAAGACCCAGACGAACCGGCTTGCCGTTTGCTACGGCAGAATCGATCATGAGCCTGCGGTTGGAGGGAGAGACATAGGGAATGTCGCCATACTCGGCATCGGTCTGGGCGATGAGCCCGGCCACGTGCGTGGACATGTGGTACACATCGTCGCCAAGCTTCACCTTGGGCCAGCACACGATCATGTGTTCGTCGGTGTAGTTATTGGTTTCCTTCCACGAAGGCACGTCGGTGTACTTGGTGCATACAGTGTCCGGCACGTCCACCACGGCCATGGCCTTGAACAGGCCGTTGATGCTTGCAGCCTTGGCAGCCATCACCACGCCCACGGCAGGATTCTGCGAGAAACCGGGAGCGCAGATCAGGCCGGGAATGATGCGGAAGGTGGGGAAGATGTCGGCAATGAGTTCAAGGCCGGTGCGGGCGTTGGTGGCAACATCGATGCCGCCCACAATATCCTCGCTGGTAACCTTGGTCACATCCGGGGTCTCATCCACGGCCTTGTGCTGCGCCGGGTCGAACACGTTGATGAAAACAACCGGAGCCATGTTGTAGAGCCCGTAGTGGCTCTTGGCGAATTCGCACAGGGTGTAGGAACCAATGGCCTCAAGCGCTGTCTGCGCAGCTTCGTCGGTTCCGGCGAAGGCGGCAGCAAACTCGCCATAGGTATAGCAGAGCACGGGCTCATTGATGGGCTTTGCGCCCGACATGGTGTGCACCGGAGCCGTGCCGACAACCACAGGGATGCCTGCGGAGATACGGCGCGGCGGCACAATGCCGGTGGGCTTTTCGCTGTAGGAAACGCGGTGTCTGTAAGACATGGCTTACCCCTTTTCAGCAACGCGGCGGGCGCAGTGTGCCAGCACGGAGGTTGCGTTTTTCAGTTCCTTGCGGGCGGCACCGACATCTGCGACAGGCACGAACAATGCCGCATAGTCAGGATCCGCAGTCAGTTCCTTTTCCAGATGGCGAGGCACGCCGCCTTTAAAGATAGTCCCGTGCACAACATGGCGGGCTCCCCGCAAGGTCGGGCCGAGGTACATTACAGTGCCGGTAACGGTCGGGGTCTTTTCTTTTGCCATTTAAGCCTCCATGACGGGGTCAGAGGGTAAGGTTCGTCGCCACTGCGTGCTGATGGTGGCGATGTGGAATCGTTCCTGCTGTTTCTCGGGATCGGGCTTGGCCGAGGTAAGCGGCAGCTCCATCTCCCACTTGCCGAGGCAACGGTGTTCCAGCAGCAGGCGACGCAGTCTGCCCACGAGCACGGCAATCCATGTTTCAGCTATGTCGAGCCCAGCAGGGGAATACACGCCGAGCAGGATATCCACGGTCTCGCTGCTGTCCTCTTCGGTGTCCTCGCCTTTCTGCCAGCGCAGTACAGCGCAGGGGAAAGCCTTGTGTTCTTCTGTGGTGCGCGGGATGGCACCCAGAAACACGCGGGCCGGTGCCAGTTCTCCCGCACCTCTTTCGGGTGAAGGAAGCGGCACGGTTGCCAGCGCCTGTTGCAGAAAGACTTCCAGCTCTGTCAGCAGTTCCAAAATCATCGCAAGCCCGCCTTTTCGATAAGGAACCGGGCTTCATGATCCACGGCCTTGCTGAAGCGTTCCATGGCCTGCTCCTGCAGGCTGCCAAGGTTCTCTTCTTCCCGCAGGGCGGCAAGATGGCCGGGGCCGTAGAGAATGCGAATGGGATAACGGCGATCAGCATGGACCTTCTTCACAACTTCCGGCTTTCCTGTGGACGGCGAGTTGAGCACGAAGGCATGACGCACGCCCTTGCGCCCATCATCGGCACGCACCTTCACGGTTACGCCCTTGTGGCGCTTTCCTCTGGGGCCTTTGGGAGCACTGACAAAAGGGGCGCGGGGATAAGCTCCGTATCGCATGAGCGGCACGGAGATAGGCCCCTTTGCCGAAAGAGAGCCTCGCAGATATGATTTCTTGGCCTTGATGACGGAGAGCTTTTCGCGCAAATCCCGCGCCGGAACGGCATAGGTAGAGCGGATCAGCCGCACCACATCGGTGCGCATGCCATCAAGGGTCTTGTTCACGGCACGCATGGCCACGGTCTTGTAGCCGTCCTTGATGTGTTCAAGGGCTCCGCGCATTGCCTGCATCTGCCGGTCAATGCGGTCCTTGTCGATGAGCACAAGGGTCTGTCCGGCTTTACTCATGCGAGATCCCTCCAGAGGTGGATAACCTGCAGGCCATCCTCATCTTCGGTCTGCCCCACGATCCACTCTTCACCGTTGAACTCCACCCGGCGACCAACGTCAGGAAGCAAAACGGCTCCTTCAGCAATGCGCAGGGTGGCACTTTCCACAAAGACGGATTGCCGATCATCACCGGCAGGCTCTCTGGACAGGTCCACAATGGCGACGATGGAAGCTCCGCAGAGGGTGATCTCTTCGCCGAACTCGTTGGTGCTCATCATCATGGCAAGATCGGCCTGCATGTGGTCACGAAGGGACATCAGATCCCTCCCGCTTTTCCTGTGCTACGGATGGCACCAGACACTTGCTGCTCGAGGGCATTGTTCTTCCGGTAACTTCCGAGGGAAGAACCGAGGTAGTAGTTCACCACTGCGGCGAAGGCGGTTGCGAGAGAGCCGAGAAGAAGGACAGCTGCCTGCGAGGGCTCTCCCTGCATGGTGAGCACATGGTAGAGCATGATGAAAAAACCAACCGTCACCACCAAGCTGATCATGGCCGGGGGGAACCAGCCCATACTGGTGCCCGCTTTGGTCATTGCAACCTCACGGTCTCTGGCGCTTTTGGTGTTCTCCAGCTCGGCCTGCAGCTGGACGCGCTGCCATTCGATCAAAACAGCCTGGTGCTGAAGCTCAAGCTCTTTCAGCTTGATGGCAGCCTGCGGATCCGCCTTAATTGCGGAAGCAACTGCATCTTCTGTGGGTTCACAGCCGAAGGCCTCAGCGATGAGAGACAGGCCTTTGCCGACGATGCCGCCCACAGGACCACCAACAACGGTTCCGAGAATGGGGGCGGCACTAGCGATAGTTTTGAGCCAGTCCATTACATCCTCCAGATCTCTTTAGTCAGGGCGTGAACGCGGTTCGTCCAGCCGGGCAGGAACACCTGCATAGGCTGTCGACCTGCTTCATTCTTACGCTGGGCAAGCGTTGTCATGAGCTTGATTCTTGCCCAATTGACACCGTTAACCAGCAGCAGAGGGCCATTCGGAGGCATTGCATGGCGAACCAGTTCCGCCCGCGAGGCGGGACCGAAGATGCCATCCTCTTCAAGAGTCGACCCGCAGAGGTTGAGAGCCCGCTGCAGGAAGCGAAACGCAGGGCGTGGGCCGGAGTTAACTGCGGCATCAAAGACAGCTATGGAGACAGCAGGAGGGAACTCGTCGAGCGAAAGCCCATGCCAGAAACGATCCGCAAACAAATCGCGGGCCTGATCAATGGTGAGCGCCCGGATATCTTCAGCGTCAACATCTCCATCTCCGTCGATGTCCGCGATGGATACTTCAAGCCCCTTCAGCCAACGCAGGCTCACTCCATGGTTGGTGGCCCCGCCGGGATCGTCCGGGTGGTCCACGAATCCGCCTTCCCAGCGGAGAGTAAAATCAAGAGCCAGTTTTAATGCAGGGTTCATCAGTCGGTTCCTCTCTCGTTGAGGATTTCCCGCATGGTGTCCTTTTCAATGGGCAGGTACGGCACAATGGCACGCAGCATGCGGAACTGAATGTCCAAGCGCCTTTTGATGTCTGCGATGCTTCCTTCGCATTCGATGCGGCGCACGTATTTACCGGAAAAGAGCAGACGCACGGCAACCGCCGTAACCAGAGATACGAGGGCGGTGAGCAGAAGCATTTCGAGAGGGGAAAAGGTCATGTGTCGCCTGCCTTGAAAAGAGCGGGGCCGGTTGCCCGACCCCGTCGGTTACTTTCCGGTGCCGGTCAGATCGGCAATGTCCACACCTGCAGCCTTGCAGCGAACTTCCAGTGCGGATGCATAGGCCTTTGCCTGGTCAAGCTTGCTGGCGCAGTCGTCCTTTACCGCGTCCAGTTCCGCCTGCAGCTCGGCCTTTTCCTTTTCCAGCTGGGCAATCTTGTCAGATGCACCGCTATCAACGGAGCTGGGCACGAGAGGCTCAACGGCGAGCCCGTCCCTGATAAGGGTAAGGGCCGTATCTTCAGGCAGGGAGACGGTATCTCCCGGCTTGCCGTCCTTGCCGCCACGGCCAAGGGAGCACTTGAGCTGCACATCCATTTTGACGATTTTCTTAGCTGCCATGATGTGCCTCCTAAACGACCTTGGCGAAGAAGAAGTAGCTCATGTCGGCCACGGGCAGAGGGCGACTTTCCTCGATGACGGCGAGCTGGCTCGGATCCTCTTCAATGACCGTTTTCACGAACTTTTCCACGGGGCCGATATTGCGCAGGTCAGCGGGAAGGCCGAATTCGACGGAGCAGGGAGCGCCGGTGCAGCCCATGAGGATGTAGTCGGGCGGGAAGAGTTCACGGGTGTTGCCGTGCACGTCTTCAAAACTGCCGCCGTAGACATAGTGGTCCACGTTGCCCACGTTCCCCTTGTAGAGTTTGCCGATGGCGTTGTGCATGGTGCCGCTTTCGATGCGGCGGTTATCGAGCTCGTCCTTGACGGTGGGATTCTTGCGGTAGTGCTTGTAGGCATTGGTGCCATGCACAACCACATCGGGACGCATGCCGCAGGCGTTCTGCACGATGGTGGAGAACTCTTCGAGCTGCTCGTTGGGATCGGAAGCAGGATCCGTCCAGAGGTCACCTGCAGTAAGGACGGTCACATGGTCGGCAGGCATGCCGAAGTCCACTTCGTAGTCCACACCGTCATCATCGTGCGCAACGACCTTGCCGGTACGGGCGACTTCGGAGCACATGAACTCGATGGTGAGCTCGAGGGAGTCATTGAGGATATCGATGTCGCTGACGATGGCGGACTTAACGCGGCCTTCCACATCGCCCATGCCCTGCTTCAGCTCCACGGGTTCGCCGGGGGCAGTCACATACAGCAGGTCATTGGCTCCGGAGGGACGCTTTGCACGGAACCGGGCAGAGGGAACAATCTTCAGTGCACGCTTGGTGCCTTCGATGGTAACGGCACCGGCACGTTCGCCCACCATGGGCAGTACCTTGAGAGGATAGCTCACGTTGCGCAGGTCGATATCGCGCGTCAGATGGGTGTTACGCTTGCCGAAGAACAGCGTCTGCAGCAGGCGCGGCACAGGCTTGCGCTTGATGGCGGTTGCCGTCAGCGTGCGGGGGCTGAACAGCAGGTCGAGTACATTGATGTCAGGCATACGGTTCTCCCTTAGCGGACGTAGATGCCACGACCGGCCATGGCCCAGACAGCATCACTGATCTGGTCGGCGGTTGCGGCACCCCACGGAATGGCGTTCTTGTGGAATTCGCCGTGCACATAGCCGTCGCTCTTGGCATCGCCAGCAGCGGGCACGGTTTTGGTTTCGGCGAGCAGAGCTGCAATGACCTCGCTGCCGTCATTGGCTGCGGGATCCCATGCCTTGAACTTGCGGGTGGCGGTAACGCGCCCGAGCGGCGTGCCGCGCTGCAGCATGACTTCGGCGCCGGTGGAAGCAAGCGTCACCTGATAGGTGATCACGTCATGCCCGGCCAGAAGTGTGGAACTGGTGATTTCTGCGGTAGTCATGAGCTACACCTCCATATCGACAAGCTCGGACACCAGAGCGGCTTCGAGCTGTGCGGGGGTAAGGGCTTTGTGCGAGGTATGGGTGCCGACGGGCTTCATGCTGTCCGAGCTGGTCAGAGCAGAAAGCAGGCGCTTGCTCATGTCGGGATCGTCCTTGCCGCCCTTTTCTTCGGTGGCACCGGCAGCCCCTGCTGCGGATGCCAGCATGGGGGCAACGGTGATGATCTGCTCGCAGCTGAGGTTGGCAGCCTTGAGCTTGCGCATGCTTTCCACCTGCTGGGTGAAGCCTGCGGCTTCCAGCATGGCGCAGGCGGCGTTGAATGCGGCGTCCTGCGTTTCGGGGGAGGGAGCGGGGCCAGCAGGCGCGGAGAGCTCAGTGCCCTTGCCGTCCCCCGGCTTGTCCTGTGCCGTGCCTCCTGCCTGAGCGAGAAGCTGGGCGTGGAGCTCGGGGTGCTCCTTCTGCAGCGTCTCCAGAGTGAGGTCTTTCAGGTCCATGGTGTTCTCCGTGAAGGCCGTTGTGGCCGTAGAGGAAAGTTGTGCGAGGACATGCGCAAGCGCATCGTCCCGGTCTCTGACAATGGCGGAGACAAGGCCGAGGGAGTGGGCTTTGTCGCCGTGGAATATCTGGCCGTCCGCCCACTCGGTGGCGCGGGCCGGATCAAGGCCCATGCAGCGTTCACAAATGGAGAGGAACGCCGCATAGCCCTGATTGATGCGGGATTGGAAATAGGTGCGGTCCCGATCACTGAGGGGATTGTCGGGATTTCCGGC
This region of Desulfovibrio subterraneus genomic DNA includes:
- a CDS encoding phage tail protein, with amino-acid sequence MSKAGQTLVLIDKDRIDRQMQAMRGALEHIKDGYKTVAMRAVNKTLDGMRTDVVRLIRSTYAVPARDLREKLSVIKAKKSYLRGSLSAKGPISVPLMRYGAYPRAPFVSAPKGPRGKRHKGVTVKVRADDGRKGVRHAFVLNSPSTGKPEVVKKVHADRRYPIRILYGPGHLAALREEENLGSLQEQAMERFSKAVDHEARFLIEKAGLR
- a CDS encoding glycoside hydrolase family 108 protein, whose amino-acid sequence is MNPALKLALDFTLRWEGGFVDHPDDPGGATNHGVSLRWLKGLEVSIADIDGDGDVDAEDIRALTIDQARDLFADRFWHGLSLDEFPPAVSIAVFDAAVNSGPRPAFRFLQRALNLCGSTLEEDGIFGPASRAELVRHAMPPNGPLLLVNGVNWARIKLMTTLAQRKNEAGRQPMQVFLPGWTNRVHALTKEIWRM
- a CDS encoding S49 family peptidase; translation: MHELLASKLLYLAPDFLPQLVTDMRQPSSGMFLFGQREEPSKPPYDVQDGVALIRIRGALTQYGGWWTTGYEQIREKVRAALADRSVKAILLDVNSPGGTESGLFELTDWLHSLQGQKPMHAYADGLMCSAAYCIASATGSILAPRMASLGSVGVLWVHTDWSKWNEKEGCNYTYLHAGSFKVAGNPDNPLSDRDRTYFQSRINQGYAAFLSICERCMGLDPARATEWADGQIFHGDKAHSLGLVSAIVRDRDDALAHVLAQLSSTATTAFTENTMDLKDLTLETLQKEHPELHAQLLAQAGGTAQDKPGDGKGTELSAPAGPAPSPETQDAAFNAACAMLEAAGFTQQVESMRKLKAANLSCEQIITVAPMLASAAGAAGATEEKGGKDDPDMSKRLLSALTSSDSMKPVGTHTSHKALTPAQLEAALVSELVDMEV
- a CDS encoding major capsid protein, coding for MPDINVLDLLFSPRTLTATAIKRKPVPRLLQTLFFGKRNTHLTRDIDLRNVSYPLKVLPMVGERAGAVTIEGTKRALKIVPSARFRAKRPSGANDLLYVTAPGEPVELKQGMGDVEGRVKSAIVSDIDILNDSLELTIEFMCSEVARTGKVVAHDDDGVDYEVDFGMPADHVTVLTAGDLWTDPASDPNEQLEEFSTIVQNACGMRPDVVVHGTNAYKHYRKNPTVKDELDNRRIESGTMHNAIGKLYKGNVGNVDHYVYGGSFEDVHGNTRELFPPDYILMGCTGAPCSVEFGLPADLRNIGPVEKFVKTVIEEDPSQLAVIEESRPLPVADMSYFFFAKVV
- a CDS encoding phage tail sheath family protein translates to MSYRHRVSYSEKPTGIVPPRRISAGIPVVVGTAPVHTMSGAKPINEPVLCYTYGEFAAAFAGTDEAAQTALEAIGSYTLCEFAKSHYGLYNMAPVVFINVFDPAQHKAVDETPDVTKVTSEDIVGGIDVATNARTGLELIADIFPTFRIIPGLICAPGFSQNPAVGVVMAAKAASINGLFKAMAVVDVPDTVCTKYTDVPSWKETNNYTDEHMIVCWPKVKLGDDVYHMSTHVAGLIAQTDAEYGDIPYVSPSNRRLMIDSAVANGKPVRLGLDQAEYLNGQGVIVPLNFDGGWKAFGNRTGCYPSNTDPKDAFIPVRRFFNWHGNTFVLTYFQKLDGPVTRRWVETIVDSENIRLNGFRQMEIILGGEMKFLQDENPTTDLMDGIVRFHTWMTPPVPARQIENILEFDPNNFSTLFGG
- a CDS encoding head decoration protein, which translates into the protein MTTAEITSSTLLAGHDVITYQVTLASTGAEVMLQRGTPLGRVTATRKFKAWDPAANDGSEVIAALLAETKTVPAAGDAKSDGYVHGEFHKNAIPWGAATADQISDAVWAMAGRGIYVR